A DNA window from Nitrospira sp. contains the following coding sequences:
- a CDS encoding Hemoglobin-like protein HbO (MaGe:77308077) yields MTDNEQDNRVEITPYQAAGGLEGLTKLVNEFYTNMDTLPEAKTIRSMHPKDLSEARKKLTYFLSGWLGGPKLFQQHYGPINIPGVHKRFPIGYEERDAWLLCMQRALADQPFSTELKDYLLTALSVPAERIRQVNAGEF; encoded by the coding sequence ATGACGGACAACGAGCAGGACAATCGCGTTGAGATCACTCCCTACCAAGCGGCGGGCGGGCTTGAGGGGCTCACGAAATTGGTGAACGAGTTTTATACCAACATGGATACGCTGCCTGAAGCCAAGACCATTCGGAGCATGCATCCGAAGGATCTCAGCGAGGCACGCAAGAAGCTGACGTATTTTCTCAGTGGCTGGCTGGGTGGCCCGAAGTTGTTTCAGCAGCATTATGGGCCGATCAACATTCCCGGCGTACACAAACGGTTTCCGATCGGGTACGAGGAACGCGACGCCTGGCTGCTGTGCATGCAGCGAGCTCTGGCTGACCAGCCATTCAGTACCGAATTGAAAGACTATCTCCTGACCGCCCTCAGCGTCCCGGCGGAACGAATCCGGCAAGTGAACGCTGGAGAGTTCTGA
- a CDS encoding Glyoxalase (MaGe:77308078) produces MPNLNVTEIKAFVPSKDFALSKQFYKDLGFTMASEGGGIAYFHFGHVSFLLQDFCAKTFAENFMMHILVEDVQSWWDHVQASGVLAKYGTRVTALEDQPWKMRDFCLYDPSGVLWRIGQNID; encoded by the coding sequence ATGCCCAATCTCAACGTCACTGAAATCAAAGCGTTCGTACCCTCCAAAGACTTCGCGCTATCAAAACAGTTCTACAAGGATCTTGGTTTCACCATGGCGTCGGAGGGTGGGGGCATTGCCTACTTTCACTTTGGCCATGTGAGCTTCTTGCTACAAGACTTCTGCGCAAAGACATTCGCAGAAAATTTCATGATGCATATCCTGGTCGAGGATGTTCAATCATGGTGGGATCACGTTCAAGCAAGTGGCGTGCTGGCGAAATACGGAACGCGAGTCACCGCCCTAGAAGATCAGCCGTGGAAAATGCGGGATTTCTGTCTTTACGATCCGTCTGGTGTGTTGTGGCGTATTGGTCAAAACATTGATTGA
- a CDS encoding ATP-binding protein (MaGe:77308079), which yields MSTSANTVIGYIVDVQGSLLTATLVEDEQGHSPTVTIGDEDIAVGQLGSYVAIRQNAVHIIAIVTRMTEQEALATPTIETPGEDTARLPFAKRIARLTPIGSIKADGHFDRGVGQYPTTGAEVHAIGSADIAKMFNRFQSKGFSVGTVATHPSLKVCLDPSNLFGRHFAILGQTGSGKSWTVAALVQRAVAVMPRAHIIILDLHGEYCWKREDGNRHYAFADTIVRHVDARDMEIPYWLMTYAELCDLLIDRTEQAAHNQTAFFRDTLRRLRDKEKTSLNLNRVTVDTPVFFSLEELVTTVRAKNIEMVQGAKGPKQGDMFGDFDRFLVRLESRMNDVRYDFLLKPKVRTNSASLVGMLRDFVGLGSQKAAVTVIDLSSVPFDVRPTVSAQIGRLAFEFNYWNPKYREFPILLMCEEAHAYIPRASESQFAGSRKSMERIAKEGRKYGVGLAVVSQRPHEVSETVLAQCGTFICLRITNPDDQGYVRSLVPESEGDLVSVLAGLGRGEALVLGEAVPLPTRLQFEKPNPTPNSDDIDFYKNWKDGPTDLDVDAIVKRWRSQER from the coding sequence ATGTCCACGTCAGCCAACACAGTGATCGGATACATTGTCGACGTTCAGGGCAGTCTACTCACGGCGACGCTTGTCGAAGACGAACAGGGACACTCTCCCACCGTCACGATCGGCGATGAAGACATCGCGGTCGGCCAACTTGGCTCCTACGTCGCAATCCGTCAGAACGCGGTCCACATCATCGCCATCGTCACTCGGATGACCGAACAAGAGGCGCTCGCCACGCCAACAATCGAGACTCCAGGCGAAGATACCGCGCGACTCCCCTTCGCAAAAAGGATCGCGCGCCTGACCCCGATTGGTTCAATCAAGGCTGATGGCCATTTTGATCGGGGCGTTGGACAGTATCCGACCACAGGGGCGGAGGTTCATGCTATTGGCTCGGCTGACATCGCCAAGATGTTCAACCGCTTCCAGTCCAAGGGCTTCTCAGTGGGAACGGTCGCGACTCACCCGTCGCTCAAGGTCTGCCTCGACCCATCCAACCTGTTCGGGAGACATTTTGCTATTCTCGGACAGACCGGGTCTGGAAAGTCCTGGACGGTCGCCGCACTCGTCCAGCGTGCGGTCGCTGTGATGCCACGTGCCCACATCATCATCCTGGACTTGCACGGGGAATATTGTTGGAAGCGTGAGGACGGCAATCGTCACTATGCTTTTGCCGACACAATCGTCCGTCATGTGGACGCAAGAGACATGGAAATTCCGTACTGGCTGATGACGTACGCGGAACTCTGCGATCTGTTGATTGACCGCACCGAGCAAGCGGCACACAATCAGACAGCGTTCTTCCGTGACACGCTTCGACGACTCCGCGATAAGGAGAAGACGTCGCTGAATCTCAACCGAGTAACCGTTGACACCCCAGTGTTCTTCTCACTCGAAGAACTTGTGACCACCGTGCGTGCCAAGAACATTGAAATGGTCCAAGGAGCGAAGGGACCCAAGCAGGGGGATATGTTTGGCGACTTCGACCGTTTCCTTGTCCGCCTTGAAAGCCGCATGAACGACGTGCGGTACGACTTTCTCTTGAAACCGAAGGTGCGAACGAACTCCGCTTCACTAGTTGGAATGTTGCGGGATTTCGTCGGACTTGGCTCGCAGAAAGCCGCCGTCACAGTTATCGACCTATCCTCGGTCCCCTTCGACGTGCGGCCCACCGTCTCGGCACAGATCGGTCGCCTGGCCTTCGAGTTCAACTACTGGAATCCAAAGTACCGCGAGTTTCCCATCCTCCTGATGTGCGAGGAGGCTCATGCATACATTCCGCGCGCGAGCGAGAGCCAGTTCGCGGGATCCCGTAAGTCGATGGAGCGGATCGCGAAGGAAGGACGCAAGTACGGGGTCGGTCTTGCCGTCGTGAGTCAGCGGCCCCACGAGGTCTCCGAGACGGTTCTCGCGCAATGCGGCACATTTATCTGCCTGCGCATCACGAACCCGGACGATCAGGGATATGTGCGCAGCCTAGTGCCAGAGAGTGAAGGCGACTTAGTTAGCGTACTCGCGGGCTTGGGACGTGGCGAAGCCCTCGTCCTCGGCGAGGCAGTTCCATTACCCACACGCCTTCAGTTCGAAAAACCGAACCCCACACCCAACAGCGATGATATTGATTTCTACAAGAACTGGAAAGATGGTCCAACCGATCTCGACGTGGACGCAATCGTGAAGCGCTGGCGAAGCCAAGAGCGATAA
- a CDS encoding SIR22 domain-containing protein (MaGe:77308080): MTTASNFTAELEAKVAQQLKSQRVGYLLGAGSSYLNNNGYPLAFQLWDKIKGRISDEAKRKEIQDKLDSGANGIEHALDLLDDGGANDTSYRHLVTKAIAEIFISMAPPLDLHAEFVKRIAQRGEPLTKVFSLNYDPLIERAASVVRVRLIDGYTGAEHSYFDPAVFEERIGRIRGTHRSKQFEETVKPIHLLKLHGSLGWYECPTNGIRRCGFSAAPPASAKRLMIPPQRRKAADTMNPPYSALWSAFRGCLGQNATPMNRLVCIGYGFADEHVNTIIDSALARTDFTVLMFTKALADPIWTRWSAKTNAIVVTENRCALKGQIGAGHADLWSFERLAKEV, translated from the coding sequence ATGACCACGGCGTCGAACTTCACAGCTGAACTTGAGGCGAAGGTTGCTCAGCAGCTCAAGTCGCAGCGCGTAGGCTACTTACTCGGCGCGGGCTCGTCGTACCTCAACAACAATGGATACCCGCTCGCGTTTCAGCTATGGGACAAGATCAAGGGCAGAATCTCCGACGAGGCGAAGCGTAAGGAGATTCAAGATAAACTCGACAGCGGCGCTAACGGTATCGAGCACGCCTTGGACTTGCTTGACGACGGGGGAGCGAACGACACATCCTATCGCCACTTGGTAACAAAGGCGATCGCTGAGATCTTTATATCAATGGCTCCGCCACTGGATCTTCACGCGGAGTTCGTTAAACGAATTGCTCAGCGTGGGGAGCCCCTTACTAAGGTCTTCAGCCTCAACTATGATCCGTTGATCGAACGAGCCGCATCGGTGGTGCGAGTGCGCTTGATTGATGGGTACACAGGGGCCGAGCACAGCTATTTTGACCCGGCCGTGTTTGAGGAGCGTATTGGACGCATCCGTGGGACACACAGGAGCAAGCAGTTCGAAGAGACTGTGAAGCCCATACATCTGTTAAAGCTTCATGGTTCTCTGGGGTGGTATGAATGTCCGACAAACGGGATTCGTCGGTGCGGGTTCAGCGCGGCACCGCCCGCTAGCGCCAAGCGCCTCATGATCCCACCTCAGCGGAGAAAGGCAGCGGACACCATGAACCCGCCGTATTCCGCGCTCTGGTCTGCGTTTCGCGGTTGCCTTGGCCAGAACGCCACTCCAATGAACCGGCTTGTCTGCATCGGATATGGTTTTGCCGATGAGCATGTAAACACGATCATCGATTCCGCGTTGGCAAGAACGGACTTCACGGTCTTAATGTTCACAAAGGCCCTTGCTGATCCCATCTGGACTAGATGGAGCGCAAAGACTAACGCGATTGTCGTTACCGAGAATCGCTGCGCCCTAAAGGGACAAATCGGTGCGGGTCATGCCGATCTCTGGAGTTTCGAGCGCCTGGCGAAGGAGGTTTAG
- a CDS encoding molybdopterin biosynthesis, protein C (Evidence 2a : Function from experimental evidences in other organisms; PubMedId 10903949; Product type e : enzyme; MaGe:77308081), which produces MAEFTHFNESGRARMVDVSAKDSTERVGTAQATVWMLPATLEKIQRGKIAKGDVLAVAQVAGVMGAKKTPDLIPMCHPLLITSVDISFKEESQPNQAGLCAIHIFATVKTTGQTGVEMEAMTAASVAALTIYDMCKAIDRGMSFSDVCLLSKSGGKSGTYTRPD; this is translated from the coding sequence ATGGCTGAGTTCACGCACTTTAACGAGTCGGGCCGGGCGCGGATGGTCGATGTCAGCGCGAAAGACTCGACTGAACGGGTCGGGACTGCGCAGGCAACGGTCTGGATGCTGCCTGCCACGCTGGAGAAGATTCAGCGTGGGAAGATCGCCAAGGGCGACGTCCTCGCCGTAGCCCAGGTCGCCGGGGTGATGGGGGCGAAGAAGACCCCGGACCTCATCCCCATGTGTCATCCTCTCCTGATCACCAGCGTCGACATCTCCTTCAAAGAAGAATCCCAGCCAAACCAAGCAGGCCTCTGCGCCATCCATATCTTCGCAACGGTCAAGACCACGGGACAGACCGGCGTGGAGATGGAAGCGATGACGGCGGCCTCCGTGGCGGCGCTCACCATCTATGATATGTGTAAGGCGATCGATCGCGGGATGAGCTTCAGCGATGTGTGTTTGCTCTCAAAGTCTGGCGGGAAGTCCGGGACGTACACGAGGCCGGACTGA
- a CDS encoding putative Molybdopterin synthase sulfur carrier subunit (Evidence 3 : Putative function from multiple computational evidences; MaGe:77308082): MVTIKLFGMTKMLAGNQGSLSLALTNGKRVKDLVELLDGGYPQIGELIHKKKVLVSVNQEIAHEETEIRDGDEIALLPPFAGG, encoded by the coding sequence ATGGTCACGATTAAGCTATTCGGCATGACGAAGATGCTAGCTGGGAATCAGGGTTCTCTCTCTCTGGCATTGACGAATGGGAAGCGGGTGAAAGATTTGGTTGAGCTTCTCGATGGCGGGTATCCGCAGATCGGTGAACTCATCCATAAGAAGAAGGTTCTGGTGTCGGTCAATCAGGAAATTGCTCACGAGGAAACGGAAATCCGGGACGGCGATGAGATCGCTCTCTTGCCTCCCTTTGCAGGTGGGTAG
- a CDS encoding Molybdopterin synthase catalytic subunit (MaGe:77308083), translating to MEPIDESQLVRVQRENFSIDRELDRVKSRSKRIGGIATFLGIARDRSKGRDVDSITFEHYEGMAEKKLREIRERGLKDFDILELLIIHRYGEITIGENIVLIIAGAEHRAEAFRACKWAIDELKQITPIWKLEHTPEGEVWVEEHP from the coding sequence ATGGAACCGATAGACGAGAGTCAGCTTGTTCGGGTGCAGCGCGAGAATTTCTCCATCGATCGGGAGCTGGACCGGGTCAAGAGCCGATCGAAGCGGATCGGGGGGATTGCGACCTTCCTGGGGATCGCCCGGGATCGCTCGAAAGGACGGGATGTCGACAGCATCACCTTTGAACATTACGAAGGAATGGCGGAGAAGAAGCTGCGCGAGATCCGTGAACGGGGATTGAAAGATTTCGATATTCTGGAGTTGCTGATTATCCATCGCTACGGCGAAATTACCATCGGCGAAAACATTGTGTTGATTATTGCCGGCGCCGAGCATCGGGCCGAGGCGTTCCGCGCCTGCAAGTGGGCGATTGATGAACTAAAGCAGATCACGCCCATTTGGAAGCTTGAACATACTCCCGAGGGGGAAGTGTGGGTGGAAGAGCATCCATAG
- a CDS encoding GTP 3',8-cyclase 1 (MaGe:77308084) yields MSQLPDSFSPSKVFDTHGRPLGSLRLSVTDRCNLRCQYCMPEEDYVWLPREDVLSFEEMATLAGYFADLGVDKVRLTGGEPLLRRDLSRLVRLLLQDRRIAEIALTTNGILLADNAQELYEAGLHRVTVSLDTLRPERFRQLTRRDEFARVIEGIESVGRAGFTGLKLDTVAIRGFNDDELVALIEFAKHYRAEVRFIEYMDVGGANDWAMAKVLSQAAILEVLTQHYGPIVPLPGRGTAPAQRFLLPDGTTFGIIASTTQPFCSTCDRSRVTADGMWYLCLYAPKGTDLRQPMRAGASPSQMRELIGAGWQGRRERGAESRKALEQVGLRNGKLIGIDQLRGDPHLEMHARGG; encoded by the coding sequence ATGTCCCAATTGCCTGACAGCTTTTCTCCTTCCAAGGTGTTTGATACGCATGGCCGCCCGCTGGGCAGTCTGCGACTCTCCGTCACGGACCGCTGCAATCTGCGCTGCCAGTACTGCATGCCGGAAGAGGACTACGTCTGGCTGCCGCGCGAAGATGTCTTGAGCTTCGAGGAGATGGCGACGCTCGCTGGTTATTTCGCTGACCTCGGTGTCGATAAGGTCCGGCTGACCGGTGGCGAACCGCTGTTGCGACGCGATTTGTCCCGTCTGGTTCGCCTGCTACTGCAAGACCGGCGGATTGCTGAAATCGCGCTCACCACGAACGGCATTCTGCTCGCGGATAATGCGCAGGAGTTATATGAGGCGGGGTTGCATCGTGTCACGGTCAGCTTGGATACGCTGCGTCCTGAGCGCTTTCGGCAACTGACGAGGCGGGATGAGTTTGCGCGTGTCATTGAAGGGATTGAGTCGGTTGGGCGAGCCGGGTTCACGGGACTGAAGCTCGACACAGTGGCCATTCGCGGATTTAACGACGATGAGCTGGTCGCGCTGATTGAATTCGCCAAGCACTATCGGGCGGAAGTGCGGTTCATTGAATACATGGATGTCGGCGGAGCGAACGACTGGGCGATGGCGAAGGTGCTGTCGCAGGCGGCGATCTTGGAAGTCTTGACGCAGCACTATGGTCCGATTGTCCCCTTGCCAGGACGCGGGACGGCGCCGGCACAGCGGTTTCTTCTGCCGGATGGAACGACCTTCGGCATCATCGCCTCGACGACGCAGCCGTTCTGTTCGACCTGCGACCGGAGCCGCGTGACCGCCGATGGTATGTGGTATTTGTGTCTCTATGCGCCGAAGGGAACCGACCTTCGGCAGCCCATGCGAGCTGGCGCCAGCCCTAGCCAGATGCGCGAGTTGATCGGCGCGGGCTGGCAAGGCCGGCGCGAGCGGGGCGCCGAATCGCGCAAGGCGTTGGAGCAGGTCGGGTTGCGCAATGGCAAGCTGATCGGGATCGATCAACTCCGTGGCGATCCTCATTTGGAAATGCATGCTCGTGGCGGGTGA
- a CDS encoding Nickel transporter UreH (MaGe:77308085) — MLESNLLTFLTVGFVLGLRHALDADHLAAVSTVLAERPSVRASGLVGLWWGVGHTLTLMLVGAAVLVSGVHIPESVALMAESGVGLLLVVLGGTLALKLFRERWHLHRHVHDGEPHVHLHSHRRREDHVHPHWARQSLRPLLIGMAHGVAGSAALMLVIVSSTSGISQGLLYIAVFGLGSIGGMLMIGLTLSVPVIYSRAIGQRAFFAVQGVASLGSVGLGLWMLYRLILSPDGL; from the coding sequence ATGCTTGAGTCGAACCTTCTCACCTTTCTCACAGTCGGATTTGTACTCGGGCTGCGCCATGCGCTCGATGCCGATCATTTGGCCGCGGTGTCCACCGTCCTCGCGGAACGTCCCTCCGTGCGAGCCTCCGGCCTGGTGGGACTGTGGTGGGGAGTTGGGCATACGCTGACCCTGATGCTGGTCGGCGCTGCGGTGCTTGTGTCCGGCGTTCATATTCCTGAATCGGTTGCCCTGATGGCTGAAAGCGGCGTGGGGCTATTGCTTGTTGTCCTCGGCGGCACGCTGGCTCTGAAGCTATTCCGTGAGCGGTGGCATCTGCATCGTCACGTGCATGACGGCGAGCCGCATGTGCATTTACATAGCCATCGCCGGCGTGAGGATCATGTCCATCCGCATTGGGCCAGGCAATCGCTCCGCCCGCTCCTGATTGGCATGGCCCATGGCGTAGCCGGGTCGGCCGCGTTGATGTTGGTGATTGTGTCGAGCACGAGCGGTATCAGCCAGGGGTTGCTCTACATTGCGGTGTTTGGTCTCGGTTCAATCGGCGGGATGCTGATGATCGGGCTAACGTTGAGTGTGCCGGTCATCTATTCACGGGCGATCGGCCAGCGGGCATTCTTCGCGGTGCAAGGAGTAGCGAGCCTGGGGAGTGTCGGACTTGGGTTGTGGATGTTGTATCGATTGATTCTCTCTCCGGATGGCCTCTAG